From Arachis stenosperma cultivar V10309 chromosome 2, arast.V10309.gnm1.PFL2, whole genome shotgun sequence, one genomic window encodes:
- the LOC130961057 gene encoding AMP deaminase, giving the protein MDTYAVHLAMAALVGASVVAMSAYYMHRKTLSQLLEFAKTVEKEVAAGGGVEGGDESPMHLKKRRGGARRKRGGGYRWSSASLPDVATVSGGGLDGEEKRNGAFHVEGIPAGLPRLQTLREGKSAQSGSFKRSLLRPTSPKSPVVSASAFESVDGSDDDDDNLGDSVKLDTTYLHTNGNVGPEGKNPYESLPDHVNANGEQMAIAPSSMIRSHSVSGDLHGVQPDPIAADILRKEPEQEVFARLKITPLESPSPDEVEAYVVLQECLEMRKRYVFKEDVAPWEKEVISDPCTPKPNPDPFFYTLEGKSDHYFEMQDGVIHVYPDRDAKDELFPVANATTFFTDLHQILRVIAAGNIRTLCHHRLNLLEQKFNLHLMLNADREFLAQKSAPHRDFYNVRKVDTHVHHSACMNQKHLLRFIKSKLRKEPDEVVIFRDGTYLTLKEVFESLDLTGYDLNVDLLDVHADKSTFHRFDKFNLKYNPCGQSRLREIFLKQDNLIQGRFLGELTKQVFSDLAASKYQMAEYRISIYGRKQSEWDQLASWIVNNDLYSENVVWLIQLPRLYNVYKEMGIVTSFQNMLDNIFIPLFEVTVDPDSHPQLHVFLKQVVGLDLVDDESKPERRPTKHMPTPAQWTNVFNPAFSYYAYYCYANLYTLNKLRESKGMTTIKFRPHSGEAGDIDHLAATFLTAHNIAHGINLRKSPVLQYLYYLAQIGLAMSPLSNNSLFLDYHRNPFPMFFLRGLNVSLSTDDPLQIHLTKEPLVEEYSIAASVWKLSSCDLCEIARNSVYQSGFSHALKSHWIGKEYYKRGPNGNDIHKTNVPHIRLEFRDTIWREEMQQVYLGKAIIPVEIDK; this is encoded by the exons ATGGATACTTACGCGGTGCATTTGGCCATGGCAGCACTCGTCGGAGCTTCCGTCGTGGCTATGTCGGCGTACTATATGCACCGCAAGACGCTGTCGCAGCTGCTGGAGTTTGCCAAGACGGTGGAGAAGGAAGTGGCTGCTGGCGGCGGAGTGGAAGGAGGCGATGAGTCGCCGATGCATTTGAAGAAGAGGCGCGGTGGTGCGAGAAGGAAGAGAGGCGGAGGTTATCGGTGGAGCTCGGCGTCGCTGCCGGACGTGGCGACGGTCTCCGGCGGCGGACTGGATGGAGAGGAGAAGCGGAACGGAGCGTTTCATGTTGAGGGGATTCCGGCGGGGCTGCCGCGACTGCAGACTCTCCGCGAAG GAAAATCAGCACAGTCTGGTTCCTTTAAGAGAAGTCTTTTAAGACCAACTTCTCCCAAATCTCCTGTTGTAAGTGCTAGCGCTTTTGAAAGTGTAGACGGatcagatgatgatgatgataatttGGGAGACAGTGTTAAACTTGATACAACATATCTGCATACAAATGGAAATGTT GGGCCAGAAGGTAAAAACCCATATGAGTCTTTACCTGATCATGTTAATGCCAATGGAGAGCAAATGGCAATTGCACCTTCAAGTATGATCAGATCACATAGCGTTTCTGGTGATCTGCATGGTGTGCAGCCTGATCCAATAGCAGCTGACATCCTGAGGAAGGAACCAGAGCAAGAAGTTTTTGCACGACTGAAAATCACTCCGCTTG AGTCCCCATCACCTGATGAAGTTGAAGCCTATGTGGTTCTTCAAGAATGCCTTGAAATgagaaaaagatatgtttttaAAGAAGATGTTGCTCCATGGGAGAAAGAAGTTATATCCGATCCTTGCACCCCAAAGCCTAACCCAGACCCATTCTTTTACACCCTTGAAGGAAAGTCTGAC CATTACTTTGAAATGCAAGATGGGGTTATTCATGTATATCCAGATAGAGACG CCAAAGATGAGCTTTTTCCTGTTGCCAATGCAACTACATTTTTCACTGATCTTCATCAAATACTTCGAGTCATAGCAGCAGGGAATATCAGAACTTTATGCCATCATCGGCTTAATCTTCTAGAACAA AAATTCAATCTTCATTTGATGCTAAATGCTGATAGGGAATTTCTCGCTCAGAAAAGTGCTCCACATCGAGACTTCTATAATGTTAGGAAAGTTGATACACATGTCCATCACTCAGCATGCATGAATCAGAAACATCTTTTAAGGTTCATAAAATCAAAGCTGAGGAAAGAGCCTGATGAG GTTGTAATATTTAGAGATGGGACATATCTGACCTTGAAAGAAGTTTTTGAGAGTCTGGACTTAACTGG ATATGACCTCAATGTTGACCTTTTGGACGTTCACGCAGACAAGAGTACATTTCATCGTTTTGACAAGTTCAATCTTAAATACAATCCTTGTGGTCAAAGTAGGCTCAGGGAGATATTTCTAAAGCAGGATAATCTCATTCAAG GTCGTTTCCTTGGTGAGTTGACAAAGCAAGTGTTTTCTGATCTCGCTGCCAGTAAATATCAG ATGGCTGAATATAGAATATCAATATATGGTAGGAAGCAAAGTGAATGGGACCAATTAGCTAGTTGGATAGTGAATAATGATTTGTACAGCGAGAATGTTGTTTGGTTaattcag CTTCCAAggttgtacaatgtgtacaaagAAATGGGAATTGTTACCTCATTCCAGAACATGCTTGACAATATCTTTATTCCTCTCTTTGAGGTTACTGTTGATCCTGATTCCCATCCTCAGCTTCATGTTTTCTTAAAACAG GTGGTTGGGTTGGATTTGGTGGATGATGAAAGCAAACCCGAAAGACGGCCAACAAAACACATGCCCACACCTGCTCAATGGACTAATGTATTCAACCCAGCATTTTCATACTATGCGTATTACTGTTATGCTAATCTTTACACCTTAAACAAG CTTCGGGAATCAAAAGGAATGACAACAATCAAATTCCGTCCACATTCTGGAGAG GCTGGGGATATTGATCATCTTGCTGCAACCTTTCTTACGGCCCATAACATTGCACATGGAATCAATTTGAGAAAATCTCCTGTACTTCAATATTTGTATTATTTAGCCCAG aTTGGATTGGCAATGTCTCCCCTGAGCAATAACTCCCTATTCTTAGATTACCACAGGAACCCTTTTCCAATGTTCTTCTTACGAGGTTTGAATGTTTCACTTTCTACTGATGATCCACTCCAAATTCATTTAACAAAGGAACCATTGGTTGAAGAGTACAGTATAGCTGCTTCC GTTTGGAAGTTGAGCTCATGTGATTTATGTGAAATTGCCCGCAATTCAGTTTATCAGTCAGGCTTCTCGCATGCCTTAAAG TCACACTGGATTGGTAAGGAATATTACAAGAGGGGGCCAAACGGAAATGACATTCACAAAACTAATGTTCCTCACATCCGGTTGGAATTCCGCGACACG ATATGGAGAGAGGAGATGCAACAGGTTTATTTGGGAAAAGCCATTATTCCCGTAGAAATTGACAAATAA